A single Triticum dicoccoides isolate Atlit2015 ecotype Zavitan chromosome 2A, WEW_v2.0, whole genome shotgun sequence DNA region contains:
- the LOC119357293 gene encoding NAC domain-containing protein 30-like, producing MLAMEQHNYQEESCVPPGFRFHPTQEELVGYYLARKVAAQKIDLDIIQEVDLYRIEPWDLQEKCGGGRSGRGARQMAEEEQSSSEWYFFSFKDRKYPSGTRTNRATAAGFWKATGRDKPVMSSRSRGVIGMRKTLVFYRGRAPNGRKTDWIIHEYRLQTNEHAPTQEEGWVVCRAFQKPAPNQRPSYIFPAYPAAPGLGGYYDAQPWLHGQGGDIHYLQSTAGAASAGGVEFPGQGIQYPDDVLESKQSLFGNIPQLIESPPTTTAVAGCGDAGYDIVQQGQGAAGIDWNFLDSLLSTSQLHLQQ from the exons ATGCTAGCAATGGAGCAGCACAACTATCAGGAGGAGTCCTGTGTTCCGCCGGGGTTCAGGTTCCACCCCACTCAGGAGGAGCTGGTGGGGTACTACCTGGCCAGGAAGGTGGCCGCCCAGAAGATCGACCTCGACATCATCCAGGAGGTTGATCTCTACAGGATCGAGCCTTGGGACCTCCAAG AGAAGTGCGGCGGCGGCAGGAGCGGACGGGGAGCACGTCAGATGGCGGAGGAGGAGCAGTCATCGTCGGAGTGGTACTTCTTCAGCTTCAAGGACCGCAAGTACCCCAGCGGCACGCGCACCAACCGTGCCACGGCGGCCGGGTTCTGGAAGGCCACCGGCCGCGACAAGCCGGTGATGTCGTCGAGGAGCCGAGGGGTCATTGGCATGAGGAAAACGCTGGTGTTCTACAGGGGCCGTGCGCCTAATGGTAGGAAGACCGACTGGATCATCCATGAGTACCGCCTCCAGACAAATGAGCACGCGCCCACACAG gagGAAGGTTGGGTGGTGTGCCGGGCGTTCCAGAAGCCGGCGCCGAACCAGAGGCCGTCCTACATCTTCCCGGCATACCCTGCAGCTCCAGGCCTCGGGGGCTACTACGACGCGCAGCCATGGCTGCACGGCCAAGGCGGCGACATCCATTACCTGCAGAGCACGGCAGGCGCTGCCAGTGCCGGCGGCGTCGAATTCCCTGGCCAGGGCATCCAGTACCCTGACGACGTGCTGGAGTCTAAGCAGAGTCTCTTCGGCAACATCCCGCAGCTGATCGAGAGCCCGCCGACGACCACCGCCGTTGCCGGTTGCGGCGACGCCGGCTACGACATCGTCCAGCAGGGACAGGGGGCGGCCGGCATCGACTGGAACTTCCTGGACAGCCTGCTATCCACGTCGCAGCTGCACCTACAGCAGTGA